One genomic window of Terriglobales bacterium includes the following:
- a CDS encoding HNH endonuclease, translated as MSRHNPLSHRHAGHHAQPVHPGSPAALATHVVPSDNGRLPMQSPVLVLNASYEPINICAARRALVLVLKGVAITEEENGHFLHSARLAMRLPSVIRLLEYRRIPHQTRALSRKNILLRDRNTCQYCGVVLSSAELTLDHVIPRSRGGVSTWENLVACCHPCNHRKGNHLLGEINMRLMREPRAFSLHTSRHIMRMIGRSDQKWRKYLFY; from the coding sequence ATGTCGAGACACAATCCACTGTCGCATCGTCACGCCGGCCATCATGCGCAGCCAGTGCATCCCGGCTCCCCTGCTGCGCTGGCGACTCACGTTGTGCCCAGCGACAATGGACGCCTGCCGATGCAGTCGCCGGTTCTCGTCCTGAATGCCTCGTATGAGCCGATCAACATTTGCGCCGCGCGCCGTGCTCTGGTCCTCGTTCTGAAGGGTGTAGCGATTACCGAAGAAGAGAACGGACACTTTCTGCATTCAGCGCGGCTGGCGATGCGGCTGCCATCGGTGATTCGTCTACTCGAGTACCGCCGCATTCCGCATCAGACGCGAGCGCTCTCGCGGAAGAACATTCTTCTGCGTGACCGCAATACCTGCCAGTACTGCGGCGTCGTGCTCTCGTCCGCCGAGCTCACCCTCGATCACGTGATTCCACGCTCGCGCGGCGGTGTGTCAACCTGGGAAAACCTCGTGGCGTGCTGCCATCCATGCAATCATCGCAAAGGCAACCACCTGCTAGGCGAGATCAACATGCGATTGATGCGCGAGCCCCGCGCCTTCAGCCTGCACACCAGCCGTCACATCATGCGCATGATCGGCCGCTCTGACCAGAAGTGGCGCAAATATCTTTTCTACTAA
- a CDS encoding urate hydroxylase PuuD, whose protein sequence is MAAPLVHWPQGTTVNVEIFWRWLHIVSAILWIGFLYFFNLVSTQFAAALDPQIRPRILPRLMWRALNWFRWSSLVAVLSGFAYFGQIAGAEAKNGNGNAGAFFLSWLVIWVVVWIIFYALLRSGNKPLLFIATAIVMIVASWLFLRLNAHGWESNRSLSIGIGGGMGLFLLLNVWGIVWRANKKILRWMESEGASTTSMPANLMAVARQSALTSRFSFYLTFFIIFFMGAASHFPLFGV, encoded by the coding sequence ATGGCCGCTCCGCTCGTCCACTGGCCGCAAGGCACGACTGTCAACGTAGAGATTTTCTGGCGCTGGCTGCACATCGTGAGCGCGATCCTGTGGATCGGCTTCCTTTATTTCTTCAATCTGGTCAGCACGCAATTTGCGGCAGCGCTTGATCCGCAGATACGCCCGCGCATTTTGCCGCGACTGATGTGGCGCGCGCTCAACTGGTTTCGCTGGAGTTCGCTGGTCGCAGTCCTCTCCGGCTTCGCCTACTTCGGGCAAATCGCCGGAGCGGAAGCCAAAAACGGAAATGGAAACGCCGGAGCATTCTTCCTGAGCTGGCTGGTGATCTGGGTCGTGGTCTGGATCATCTTCTATGCGCTGCTGCGATCCGGAAACAAGCCACTGCTGTTCATCGCAACCGCAATCGTGATGATCGTCGCCTCGTGGTTGTTCCTCCGCCTGAACGCACATGGCTGGGAGAGCAATCGTTCACTCTCGATTGGTATCGGTGGCGGCATGGGACTTTTTCTGCTGCTGAATGTATGGGGGATCGTGTGGCGCGCGAATAAGAAAATCCTGCGCTGGATGGAATCAGAAGGCGCAAGCACCACATCGATGCCGGCCAATCTCATGGCAGTCGCGCGTCAATCTGCGCTGACCTCCCGCTTCAGTTTCTACCTCACCTTCTTCATTATCTTCTTCATGGGTGCAGCCAGCCACTTTCCCCTATTCGGGGTATAA
- a CDS encoding glycoside hydrolase family 2 TIM barrel-domain containing protein, which translates to MNRRDFVKAGSVALAGFSLLPESFGTPASATGRTVFSINRNWRFSPQRAQNDTAPDFDDSKFEQVTVPHTNKMLPWHDFDEKSYEFVSIYRRKFRLPPEARGRHVFVDFDGAMTASTVWINGQRLGEYKGGYTPFSFDLTPHINWEGDNLLAVELDSTERPDIPPFGGLIDYLTFGGIYRDVRLRLVQPTYLENIFAKPRDVLTDHPSVDVSCFVARLAPDKGSLTLEAELRDGDRVVAHATKNIPGGAATQEPVAYDVTLSNLGSVRKWDLNNPNLYTVVVRLKQRDSVLDEDSRRIGFRQAQFTDHGFELNGEIIKLRGLDRHQTFPFVGQAMGARPQRRDAYILKRELKCNIVRTSHYPQSPYFLDACDELGLLVFEEIPGWQHIGDLQWQEISIDNVGRMIRRDWNHPSIILWGVRINESQDSHDFYTKTNALAHSLDSTRQTGGVRYLYDSEFLEDVFTMNDFGFPLRPPNHPRYLNTEFVGHTYPTKMYDTGERLAEHIRRHARVHNQLATNPQYAGGLGWCAFDYDTHEEFGSGDRICYHGVSDIFRLPKPAAYFYASQCDPSEEIILEPAFQWSAVDDYSQATEAAIVCSNCDHLKFYSGDRLTAEADPDRTTFGNLPHPPFTVKLNHAYRHTDKGPLRIEGYIGGRKVVEKQFSHSGVDQEFVVKPDDTTLIADGADCTRVIMRVADEFGNLRRYSTASIELSLDGPAEIIGENPFSLVGGGGAVWIRAKQEPGSVTLRAKHPILGIKEVRIQISPTEPERV; encoded by the coding sequence ATGAACCGAAGAGATTTCGTTAAGGCGGGCTCCGTCGCGCTTGCCGGGTTTTCACTTTTGCCTGAAAGTTTCGGCACTCCCGCGAGCGCGACAGGCCGGACGGTCTTCTCGATCAACCGCAACTGGCGCTTCAGTCCGCAGCGCGCACAGAACGACACCGCCCCCGACTTCGACGATTCGAAGTTCGAGCAGGTCACCGTCCCGCACACGAACAAAATGCTGCCGTGGCATGACTTCGACGAGAAGTCATACGAGTTCGTTTCCATCTATCGCCGCAAATTCCGTCTGCCGCCGGAAGCGCGCGGGCGGCATGTGTTCGTCGACTTCGATGGCGCGATGACCGCCTCAACCGTGTGGATCAACGGCCAGCGTCTGGGCGAATACAAGGGCGGTTACACGCCGTTCTCGTTTGATCTCACGCCGCATATCAACTGGGAGGGCGATAATCTCCTCGCCGTGGAACTCGACTCCACTGAGCGTCCCGACATCCCTCCCTTCGGCGGTCTGATCGATTACCTGACCTTTGGCGGAATCTATCGCGATGTGCGTCTGCGCCTCGTGCAGCCTACCTATCTTGAGAACATCTTCGCCAAACCACGCGATGTGCTGACCGACCATCCTTCCGTGGACGTTTCCTGCTTTGTCGCGCGCCTCGCGCCGGATAAGGGCTCGCTTACGCTGGAAGCTGAGCTGCGCGACGGCGATCGCGTGGTTGCGCATGCGACCAAGAACATCCCGGGCGGAGCCGCTACGCAGGAGCCGGTTGCATACGACGTCACGCTCAGCAATCTGGGTTCAGTTCGGAAATGGGATTTGAACAATCCCAATCTCTACACGGTCGTTGTTCGCCTGAAGCAGCGCGACTCGGTACTCGATGAAGACAGCCGCCGCATCGGCTTCCGCCAGGCGCAGTTCACCGATCATGGGTTCGAGCTGAATGGGGAAATCATCAAGCTGCGTGGACTCGATCGGCATCAGACCTTCCCATTTGTTGGACAAGCGATGGGAGCGCGTCCGCAGCGCCGCGATGCTTACATCCTGAAACGGGAATTGAAGTGCAATATCGTGCGCACTTCGCATTATCCGCAATCGCCGTATTTTCTCGATGCCTGCGACGAGCTTGGACTCTTGGTGTTCGAGGAAATACCCGGATGGCAGCATATCGGTGACCTGCAGTGGCAGGAGATTTCGATCGACAACGTTGGCCGAATGATTCGCCGCGATTGGAACCATCCTTCGATCATTCTGTGGGGCGTGCGCATCAACGAGTCGCAGGACTCACACGACTTCTACACCAAGACCAACGCGCTCGCGCATTCGCTCGATTCCACGCGGCAGACCGGAGGCGTGCGCTACCTGTACGACTCGGAATTTCTCGAAGATGTCTTCACTATGAACGACTTCGGATTCCCGCTGCGTCCGCCGAATCATCCGCGCTATCTCAATACGGAATTCGTCGGCCACACTTATCCGACCAAGATGTATGACACCGGCGAGCGCCTGGCCGAGCACATCCGCCGGCACGCGCGCGTGCACAACCAGCTTGCGACCAATCCGCAGTACGCCGGCGGACTCGGCTGGTGCGCCTTTGACTATGACACTCACGAGGAGTTCGGTTCGGGCGATCGCATCTGCTATCACGGCGTGAGCGACATTTTCCGTCTGCCCAAGCCTGCGGCGTACTTCTACGCTTCGCAGTGCGATCCGTCGGAAGAAATCATTCTCGAACCCGCCTTTCAATGGTCGGCGGTGGATGATTACAGTCAAGCGACGGAGGCGGCTATCGTGTGCTCCAACTGCGATCACCTCAAGTTCTACAGCGGCGATCGTCTTACCGCGGAAGCCGATCCAGATCGCACGACCTTCGGCAATCTCCCGCATCCGCCCTTCACGGTGAAGCTGAATCATGCATATCGCCACACCGATAAAGGTCCGTTGCGCATTGAGGGCTACATTGGCGGCCGGAAAGTTGTGGAGAAGCAGTTCTCGCACAGCGGAGTCGATCAGGAGTTCGTGGTCAAGCCCGATGACACGACGCTTATTGCCGACGGCGCCGACTGCACGCGCGTGATCATGCGCGTGGCCGATGAGTTCGGAAATCTGCGCCGCTATTCGACCGCTTCGATCGAGCTAAGCCTTGATGGCCCGGCCGAGATCATCGGCGAGAATCCGTTCAGCTTGGTCGGAGGAGGCGGTGCCGTCTGGATTCGCGCCAAGCAGGAGCCGGGAAGCGTGACGCTTAGAGCGAAGCATCCCATTCTGGGAATCAAAGAAGTAAGAATCCAGATTTCACCGACCGAGCCCGAGCGCGTATGA
- a CDS encoding amino acid permease: MVGIGIPHRQLQPVRNDNTSLARRLGLFDATMLVMGGIVGSGIFINPYVVAQQVHTPTLILGAWVVGGVIALAGAFIYAELGQRLPQVGGQYAYLREAYHPLFGFLYGWTLLLVIQTGGMAAVTVTFARYFLELTGWRLSEAGIGVVALGILTVLNCLGVKTGSTVQSALMVMKIAAIAFLVGCGFMFVRSAQLHWVPISDKPASLSLFSEFGAAMVPVLFAYGGWQTTPFVAGELRDPRRDLPRGLLLGVIGVIALYTSVSLVCLRALGPAQLALTRTPASAVMGAALGNVGSTIIACGIAISTLGFLSQGILTAPRVYFAMAEDGAFFRSVARVHPTTRVPVLAIVLQTVWTMVIMLTGRYEQILNYVVSMDWVFFGLSAGCLFVFRRRRVGEADFLMPGHPWSTAIFCIVCALVVVNTVARYPSNTLIGVAILVSGIPLFFLWRHINLSK, from the coding sequence ATGGTAGGGATAGGGATTCCTCACCGGCAACTGCAGCCGGTTCGGAATGACAACACTTCGCTCGCGCGGCGACTTGGACTGTTCGACGCGACCATGCTGGTAATGGGCGGCATCGTCGGCTCGGGCATCTTTATCAATCCGTACGTTGTTGCCCAGCAGGTTCACACGCCAACGTTGATTCTCGGTGCGTGGGTCGTAGGCGGCGTGATTGCGCTTGCCGGCGCCTTCATCTATGCCGAATTGGGACAGCGTCTCCCGCAGGTCGGCGGCCAGTACGCCTATCTGCGCGAAGCTTACCATCCGCTGTTCGGATTCCTCTACGGATGGACGCTGCTGCTGGTTATCCAGACCGGTGGCATGGCGGCGGTGACGGTCACGTTCGCGCGCTACTTTCTGGAACTAACCGGATGGCGCCTGTCCGAGGCCGGAATCGGAGTTGTTGCGCTTGGAATCCTCACAGTTCTGAATTGCCTTGGCGTGAAGACCGGCAGCACAGTGCAGAGCGCGCTGATGGTGATGAAAATCGCTGCCATCGCCTTTCTCGTCGGCTGCGGATTCATGTTTGTGCGGTCAGCGCAGCTCCACTGGGTTCCCATTTCAGACAAGCCGGCATCGCTAAGCCTGTTCTCCGAATTCGGAGCCGCAATGGTTCCCGTGCTCTTCGCTTATGGCGGATGGCAGACGACACCCTTCGTCGCCGGCGAACTGCGCGACCCGCGCCGCGACCTTCCTCGCGGACTTCTGCTCGGCGTGATCGGAGTTATCGCGCTGTACACGAGCGTGAGTCTGGTTTGTCTGCGTGCGCTCGGTCCTGCGCAGTTGGCGCTCACGCGCACTCCTGCTTCTGCAGTGATGGGAGCTGCGCTGGGCAACGTCGGCAGCACCATCATCGCGTGCGGCATCGCCATCTCCACTTTGGGATTCCTAAGTCAGGGAATCCTTACCGCTCCGCGGGTCTATTTCGCGATGGCTGAAGACGGAGCCTTCTTCCGCAGCGTGGCTCGCGTTCATCCAACGACGCGGGTGCCAGTCCTCGCCATCGTGCTGCAGACCGTCTGGACGATGGTCATTATGCTGACCGGCCGCTACGAGCAGATTCTGAACTACGTCGTTTCGATGGACTGGGTGTTCTTCGGGCTTTCTGCCGGATGTTTGTTCGTCTTTCGCCGTCGCCGAGTCGGCGAAGCTGATTTTCTTATGCCCGGTCATCCCTGGAGTACGGCAATCTTCTGCATCGTCTGCGCGCTGGTCGTCGTCAATACAGTTGCGCGTTATCCCTCGAATACACTCATAGGAGTGGCAATTCTGGTCTCCGGAATTCCGCTGTTCTTTTTATGGCGACACATCAATCTCTCGAAGTGA
- a CDS encoding pyridoxal phosphate-dependent aminotransferase, with translation MATHQSLEVIPVRTQARSSYMEFAKLRSAAKYNLATSGMASFTMAELGITIDQLEINPPAGYGYAPLDHAIAERYRVPKESVITALGTSMANYFALAACTDPGDEILVEQPTYALLLDTSRYLGLDIKRFQRPASLDYRIDVDDLRRQISSRTKLIVLCNLHNPTGALTSESTLREIGEIAKRVGARVIVDEVYLEMLWEKHPRSAFHIDPEVFLSTNSLTKAYGLSGIRCGWVLASPEIVQRIRHFEDLHMGTNVHPAELMGVIAFHKLHQIAAKQKKRLDDNRKLLREVLESQSVLEYFWPEHGTIVFPRVRGNAGKFVERLRSEYELSVVPGEFFEDPQRVRIGVGGTTESVRASLGQLRKALQSSTSTR, from the coding sequence ATGGCGACACATCAATCTCTCGAAGTGATTCCCGTTCGCACGCAAGCGCGTTCGAGCTACATGGAGTTCGCGAAGCTGCGTTCGGCAGCGAAGTACAACCTCGCTACCAGCGGCATGGCCAGCTTCACCATGGCCGAGCTTGGGATAACCATCGATCAACTCGAAATCAATCCTCCGGCCGGATATGGCTACGCGCCTCTGGATCACGCGATCGCTGAGCGCTATCGCGTGCCGAAGGAGAGCGTGATTACCGCTTTGGGAACGTCGATGGCGAATTACTTCGCGCTCGCTGCCTGCACGGACCCTGGCGATGAGATTCTGGTAGAGCAGCCTACCTATGCTTTGCTGCTCGACACCTCGCGCTATCTCGGCTTGGACATCAAGCGCTTTCAGCGTCCGGCCTCGTTGGACTATCGGATCGATGTCGATGATTTGCGCCGGCAGATCTCATCACGCACTAAATTGATTGTGCTCTGCAATCTGCATAATCCCACTGGCGCGCTCACGTCAGAATCGACATTGCGCGAGATCGGCGAGATCGCGAAGAGAGTTGGCGCGCGGGTGATCGTCGACGAAGTTTATCTGGAGATGCTGTGGGAAAAGCATCCGCGCAGCGCGTTCCATATTGATCCTGAAGTTTTTCTCAGCACCAACAGCCTGACGAAAGCCTACGGGCTGAGCGGCATCCGCTGCGGTTGGGTGCTCGCTTCGCCAGAGATCGTGCAGCGCATCCGTCACTTTGAGGACCTGCACATGGGAACGAACGTTCATCCTGCAGAGTTAATGGGAGTGATTGCGTTCCACAAGCTCCATCAAATCGCGGCCAAACAGAAGAAGCGATTGGATGACAATCGCAAGCTCCTGCGCGAAGTTCTCGAATCCCAATCTGTGCTCGAATACTTCTGGCCGGAACATGGCACGATTGTCTTTCCGCGAGTCAGAGGAAATGCTGGCAAATTCGTGGAGCGCTTGCGTTCAGAGTACGAGTTGAGCGTTGTGCCCGGCGAGTTTTTCGAGGATCCGCAGCGCGTTCGCATCGGCGTTGGTGGTACGACGGAGAGCGTGCGTGCCAGTTTGGGACAGTTGCGGAAGGCGCTTCAGTCCAGCACCTCTACTCGATAA
- a CDS encoding transferrin receptor-like dimerization domain-containing protein, which translates to MYSCKSLITCILIFSFLEYGTAQQTATSTTNAPKAYIGYTTDSSRTEQQWEQKFRAIPDPNILRENMRRLSAYPHNVGSAYDKENADWMLSQFKSWGFDAQIETFYVLFPTPKERVVELVAPTKFRAKLQEPPVPGDPTSGQTQQQLPTYNAYSADGDVTGPLVYVNYGMRDDYDQLDRMGISVKGAIVIARYGAGWRGIKPKVAYEHGAKGCIIYSDPSDDGYVPGDVFPKGAYRPKDGVQRGSVEDTDYPGDPLTPGVGATKDAKRLSISESKVIEKIPVIPISYADAQPLLEAMGGEVVPDKWAGGLPITYHMGPGPAQVHLVMKSNWDIKPVYDVIARIPGSTYPDEWVIRGNHHDAWVNGADDPISGASAVLEEGRALGELLKQGWKPKRTIIYCLWDGEEPGLLGSTEWVETHIKELQQHAVMYVNSDGSGRGFWRASGDHRLERFINDVGHDIQDPEKPNLSVWQRARLQRISRATAESDRGDLRSSSELRISALGDGSDYAPFLDHAGIAALNIGFGGEGGGGVYHSIYDDFYWYTHFSDTKFVYGRALAQLGGSAVMRMADAELIPLSFGDAADTVARYVKEVETLLKTEQDKQAEVNRELDEGAYDAVSDPEHPTVAPKREDVPPFINFAPLENGSAAMKRSSDHFETALTKAQEKGGAAYANSSIQQLNQKLIEAERGFLDENGLPERPWFKNQIYAPGAYTGYGVKTLPAVRESIEQKKWQEADQGSQTIGRVLEHEAQMIEDAAKQLEGMEQGK; encoded by the coding sequence TTGTATTCCTGTAAATCCTTAATAACCTGCATCCTCATCTTCTCGTTTCTTGAATACGGTACAGCTCAACAAACCGCAACATCCACGACCAATGCGCCGAAGGCATACATCGGCTACACCACCGACTCTTCCCGCACCGAGCAACAATGGGAGCAGAAGTTTCGCGCCATTCCCGATCCCAACATCCTGCGCGAAAACATGCGCCGACTGAGCGCGTATCCGCATAACGTCGGCTCGGCGTACGACAAAGAGAATGCCGACTGGATGCTATCGCAGTTTAAATCCTGGGGCTTTGATGCCCAGATTGAAACCTTTTACGTGCTCTTCCCTACGCCTAAGGAGCGAGTCGTCGAGCTGGTCGCGCCGACGAAGTTTCGCGCCAAGCTGCAGGAGCCGCCGGTCCCCGGCGATCCCACTTCGGGACAAACCCAGCAACAACTGCCGACTTACAATGCCTACTCCGCCGATGGCGACGTGACTGGGCCGCTCGTCTATGTGAACTACGGAATGCGCGATGACTACGACCAGCTCGATCGCATGGGCATCTCCGTAAAAGGCGCAATCGTGATCGCCCGTTACGGGGCCGGATGGCGCGGCATCAAGCCCAAAGTCGCATATGAGCATGGCGCCAAGGGCTGCATCATCTACTCCGATCCCTCCGACGACGGCTATGTGCCCGGCGACGTATTCCCAAAAGGGGCCTATCGTCCCAAAGACGGCGTGCAGCGCGGCAGTGTGGAAGATACCGACTACCCCGGCGATCCGCTCACCCCTGGTGTTGGCGCAACCAAAGACGCCAAGCGGCTGTCTATCAGCGAGAGCAAGGTCATCGAAAAGATTCCGGTGATTCCGATCTCCTATGCAGATGCGCAACCGTTGCTCGAAGCGATGGGCGGGGAAGTGGTTCCCGATAAGTGGGCCGGAGGACTTCCGATCACCTATCACATGGGCCCCGGCCCTGCGCAGGTACATCTGGTGATGAAGTCGAATTGGGACATCAAGCCGGTCTACGACGTGATCGCGCGCATTCCCGGCTCGACGTATCCCGACGAGTGGGTAATCCGCGGCAACCATCATGACGCTTGGGTGAACGGCGCCGACGATCCCATTTCAGGAGCATCTGCGGTGCTCGAAGAAGGCCGCGCTCTTGGCGAACTGCTGAAGCAAGGTTGGAAGCCGAAGCGCACCATCATCTATTGCCTGTGGGACGGCGAAGAGCCCGGCCTGCTCGGCTCAACCGAGTGGGTGGAGACTCACATCAAGGAACTGCAGCAGCACGCGGTGATGTACGTGAATTCTGACGGCAGTGGCCGCGGCTTCTGGCGCGCCTCGGGCGATCATCGCCTGGAGCGCTTCATCAACGATGTGGGCCACGACATACAAGATCCGGAGAAGCCGAACCTTTCTGTCTGGCAGCGGGCGCGTTTGCAGCGTATTTCTCGCGCAACCGCCGAGAGCGACCGCGGAGATCTGCGTAGCTCGAGTGAGCTGCGCATCAGCGCGCTTGGCGATGGCTCAGACTACGCGCCGTTCCTCGATCACGCCGGCATAGCGGCGCTCAACATCGGATTTGGCGGCGAAGGCGGAGGCGGCGTCTATCACTCTATCTACGACGATTTCTACTGGTACACGCACTTCTCTGATACCAAGTTCGTGTATGGCCGAGCGCTAGCACAGCTCGGCGGCTCAGCCGTGATGCGCATGGCCGATGCCGAACTGATTCCTCTCAGCTTCGGCGATGCCGCCGATACCGTGGCTCGATATGTGAAAGAGGTTGAGACGCTGCTCAAGACCGAGCAGGACAAGCAGGCGGAAGTCAATCGCGAGCTTGACGAAGGCGCCTACGACGCGGTGTCGGATCCGGAGCATCCGACCGTAGCTCCGAAACGGGAAGACGTTCCGCCCTTCATTAATTTCGCACCGCTAGAAAACGGCAGCGCGGCAATGAAGCGCAGCTCCGACCATTTCGAGACAGCGTTGACCAAAGCCCAGGAAAAAGGCGGCGCGGCGTACGCGAACAGCAGCATTCAGCAACTCAACCAGAAGCTGATCGAAGCTGAGCGCGGTTTCCTCGACGAAAACGGCTTGCCCGAGCGCCCGTGGTTCAAGAACCAGATCTACGCGCCCGGCGCCTACACCGGCTACGGCGTAAAGACGCTGCCCGCAGTCCGCGAATCCATCGAGCAGAAGAAATGGCAGGAGGCCGATCAAGGCTCGCAGACCATCGGCCGCGTGCTGGAGCACGAGGCGCAAATGATCGAGGACGCGGCGAAGCAGTTGGAGGGCATGGAGCAGGGGAAGTAA
- a CDS encoding polysaccharide deacetylase family protein: protein MRPILCSVLLLASAFAQQSAKQTVQEKLGYPASARLLIIHADDFGMAHSVNRAITQALENGWVTSSSILVPCPWLPEVARWAQAHPQADLGIHMALNSEWTDFRWGPVSPRDKVPSLLDQQGYLPLLETQVAQQDKPSEVEIELHAQIDRARSLGIPLSHLDTHMGALLTTADLIRVYRKIAEDYKLPIPLKRTRNVDESTLRPSESLVDEVLQISPSVAPHQWLKTYENMLQPLGPGVYELIVHLGFDDDEMRGATWNHPNWGAAWRQHDFDMVRSPEFRHFLKDQRFVLVGWKDLVRTLK from the coding sequence ATGCGGCCAATTCTTTGCTCTGTACTCCTGCTCGCATCTGCATTCGCCCAACAATCTGCTAAGCAAACTGTTCAGGAAAAACTGGGCTATCCTGCCTCGGCTCGTCTGCTCATTATTCATGCCGATGATTTCGGCATGGCGCACTCGGTCAATCGCGCGATCACGCAGGCACTTGAAAACGGATGGGTGACTTCCTCGAGCATCCTGGTTCCGTGCCCGTGGCTTCCCGAGGTGGCACGCTGGGCGCAGGCGCATCCGCAGGCCGATTTGGGAATTCACATGGCCCTAAACAGTGAATGGACCGATTTCCGCTGGGGGCCGGTGAGCCCGCGCGACAAAGTTCCCAGCCTGCTCGATCAGCAAGGCTATCTGCCGCTGCTCGAAACGCAGGTAGCACAACAGGACAAGCCCTCGGAAGTTGAGATCGAGCTGCACGCGCAAATCGATCGAGCGCGCAGCCTGGGCATTCCGCTTAGCCATCTCGACACGCACATGGGCGCGTTGCTCACCACTGCCGACTTGATTCGCGTCTACCGCAAGATCGCGGAGGACTACAAGCTGCCGATCCCGCTGAAGCGCACGCGGAATGTCGATGAGAGCACGCTGCGTCCATCCGAAAGCCTGGTCGATGAAGTTCTGCAGATCTCTCCCAGCGTCGCTCCACATCAATGGTTGAAAACCTACGAGAACATGCTGCAGCCGTTAGGGCCTGGCGTCTATGAGTTGATTGTTCACCTCGGCTTCGACGACGACGAGATGCGCGGCGCCACATGGAATCATCCGAACTGGGGAGCGGCATGGCGGCAGCACGATTTCGACATGGTAAGGAGCCCAGAGTTCCGCCATTTCCTCAAAGATCAGCGTTTCGTTCTCGTGGGCTGGAAGGATCTGGTTCGCACACTGAAGTAA
- a CDS encoding tetratricopeptide repeat protein, producing MRLTLCSAMAVVTVIGLPAHAQDHTAAEQRQTAIALEQAGRNAEAENAWRALLKLQPTSAEAYAHLGFLESQQQRYAQAIPLYRKALALAPHMPALRMNYGLALFKAGELKDALATFESLLKEQPPSSPEVQRLKTLIGMSHYGLKQYAAAVPYLKQATETEPQNLPFRLLLAHSCLWSKQYQCVLDVYREILNLNAESAEADMLAGEALDEMQDHSGAIEQFRNAVKANPKEPNVHFGLGYLLWTQGQYDGAAREFQAELDNVPRNAQAMAFLADSQIKLNHPEIARPLLQNAIHLSPQMQLAHLDLGIVEADMGHNAAAVRELKLAVKLSPNDVRAHYRLARLYQSIGRKQEATAEFEKTKTLTKAADESVFSQLKKNSRPGGEGPIKADRSTNK from the coding sequence GTGCGATTGACGCTCTGCAGCGCAATGGCCGTAGTCACGGTCATCGGGTTGCCTGCACATGCGCAAGATCATACAGCGGCCGAGCAAAGGCAAACTGCCATCGCTCTCGAACAGGCCGGCAGAAATGCTGAAGCCGAAAACGCTTGGCGCGCCCTGCTGAAATTGCAGCCAACTAGCGCCGAGGCCTACGCTCATCTCGGCTTTCTCGAATCGCAGCAGCAGCGCTATGCGCAGGCGATCCCACTCTATCGGAAAGCCCTGGCTCTGGCTCCGCATATGCCTGCACTGCGCATGAACTACGGACTCGCGCTATTCAAGGCCGGCGAGCTTAAAGATGCCCTCGCTACCTTTGAAAGCTTGCTGAAGGAGCAACCTCCTTCGTCGCCGGAAGTGCAGCGATTGAAGACCCTGATCGGCATGTCCCACTATGGGCTGAAGCAATACGCAGCCGCCGTTCCCTATTTGAAACAAGCGACGGAAACCGAGCCACAGAATTTGCCCTTTCGTCTGCTGCTTGCGCATAGTTGTCTGTGGTCGAAGCAGTATCAATGCGTGCTCGATGTGTATCGAGAGATCCTGAACCTGAACGCCGAATCCGCCGAGGCTGACATGCTTGCGGGCGAAGCGCTGGACGAGATGCAGGACCACTCCGGCGCCATCGAGCAATTTCGTAATGCAGTCAAAGCGAATCCGAAAGAGCCCAACGTTCACTTTGGACTTGGCTATCTCTTGTGGACTCAAGGCCAGTATGACGGAGCAGCACGCGAGTTCCAGGCGGAACTCGACAATGTGCCCAGGAATGCACAGGCCATGGCGTTCCTCGCCGACTCACAAATAAAGCTGAACCATCCGGAGATTGCACGACCATTGCTGCAAAACGCGATCCATCTCAGTCCACAGATGCAGCTGGCACACCTCGATCTCGGAATTGTCGAAGCCGACATGGGACACAATGCGGCCGCGGTGCGCGAACTCAAGCTGGCAGTAAAGCTGAGTCCGAACGATGTAAGAGCTCATTACCGTCTCGCGCGTCTTTATCAGAGCATAGGAAGAAAACAGGAGGCGACTGCGGAGTTCGAGAAAACCAAGACGCTGACAAAAGCAGCCGATGAGTCTGTTTTCAGCCAATTGAAAAAGAATAGCCGGCCTGGAGGTGAGGGCCCGATAAAGGCGGACCGTTCAACGAATAAGTAA